The Solenopsis invicta isolate M01_SB chromosome 12, UNIL_Sinv_3.0, whole genome shotgun sequence genome window below encodes:
- the LOC105202730 gene encoding uncharacterized protein LOC105202730 isoform X3, which yields MLSSAKRHDVEDSGLNLDAPSVVKVRRMKKSRSRTGRSEINSVYRKSNAISKGRKRKAKLQSSISKSTVTTKDTGFISREEVKKRRRKGSSVHQQSNLPKHLRKFNDVVEIFHNTKLKKSNSRVSNKCSKDVAKYEKKLHLPETKEAPKKIQETLMLSPKSKCLEHVNRKVHDKENEKEHCISHDKQNEQDNGSHGKSIEKNHCGSHDKKNQQQLQTLNNKNNSEATPEVAQEQNKSEKNSKDLSPSTKNETRQCERAFSRYDDPTFMASYEMPTLASKLKRSCRSYYSRYNFRNIPFVVGTSVTPSHNLGLNIQQVLSVMKMRQSIASDITPSLIRKVSRGIKPMSIFLDQMNGHYEGSVLDVSSQMSGTFNCVENIGKNKRLSAFNLQPVNKTQSGCVTKASVDAENISEKQINVSKQSCKGKSDSCDNRTKQQASSTVSKSNIQASPKHQQGISLKGNIGDHKIHIPDLHNSNEIRDVLIKLHDQLEQMNTKYERLQSQVDKSSDKSLTNELSAMEKELNAKEEEINAVVGLYKEVSYYWTFVHSRWICPHIVINDIAETGNDAEAANENAARKKQSGLHSNRVYQGHPQESFFLLDDTRKVPLYGSGADFKSKKVVECRARTARFHAAGRVITADSNFSQAIAACVVTSHWVTVKELKENRIKLFFFFSNRLYIDKREF from the exons ATGCTATCTTCCGCCAAGAGACATGATGTTGAGGATTCGGGATTGAACTTGGACGCGCCAAGTGTCGTAAAAGTCAGACGAATGAAAAAAAGTAGATCCCGAACGGGAAGAAGCGAAATAAATTCCGTATACAGGAAAAGTAATGCGATATCTAAAGGACGGAAGAGAAAGGCGAAGTTACAGAGTTCCATATCCAAGAGCACCGTTACCACCAAAGACACGGGGTTCATTAGCAGGGAAGAAGTAAAGAAACGCCGACGCAAAG GCTCTAGCGTCCATCAGCAATCCAATCTTCCAAAGCATCTGAGAAAGTTCAATGACGTTGtagaaatttttcataataccAAATTAAAGAAAAGCAATTCTCGTGTGTCCAACAAGTGCTCTAAAGATGTAGCtaagtatgaaaaaaaattgcatcttCCCGAGACCAAGGAGGCTCCAAAGAAGATTCAAGAGACATTAATGTTGAGTCCAAAAAGCAAGTGTCTTGAACATGTTAATCGCAAAGTCCACGATAAGGAAAATGAAAAGGAACATTGCATATCCCACGATAAGCAAAATGAACAAGATAATGGGTCCCATGGTAAAAGTATTGAAAAGAATCATTGCGGCTCccacgataaaaaaaatcaacagcAACTGCAgacgttaaataataaaaataactcagA AGCGACGCCCGAGGTTGCCCAGGAACAAAATAAATCAGAAAAGAATTCCAAAGATCTTAGTCCATCGACCAAGAATGAAACGCGACAATGCGAGCGCGCCTTCAGCAGATACGACGATCCGACGTTCATGGCCAGTTATGAAATGCCGACTTTGGCGTCGAAATTAAAACGCTCGTGCAGATCGTACTACAGCAGGTATAATTTCCGAAACATTCCGTTCGTGGTGGGGACCTCGGTGACCCCGAGTCACAATCTCGGATTAAATATTCAACAA GTGTTGAGCGTGATGAAGATGAGACAATCGATCGCGAGCGATATCACTCCGTCATTGATTCGCAAGGTCAGCAGGGGCATAAAACCAATGTCAATTTTTCTGGATCAGATGAACGGTCATTACGAGGGGTCGGTTCTCGACGTGAGCTCACAAATGTCTGGAACGTTTAATTGCGTTGAGAACAtcggtaaaaataaaagattgtcCGCGTTTAATTTGCAACCTGTGAATAAGACGCAAAGTGGCTGTGTGACAAAGGCTTCCGTCGATGcagaaaatatttctgaaaaacaGATTAATGTTTCTAAGCAATCTTGTAAAGGAAAAAGCGATTCTTGCGATAATAGAACTAAACAGCAGGCTTCTTCCACTGTAAGCAAAAGTAACATCCAAGCGAGTCCTAAACATCAACAGGGAATATCGTTAAAG GGTAATATCGGCGATCATAAAATACACATACCCGATTTGCACAATTCTAACGAGATACGCGACGTTCTGATTAAGCTTCATGATCAATTGGAACAGATGAACAC AAAATATGAGAGATTGCAGTCACAAGTGGACAAGTCCAGCGATAAATCCTTGACGAATGAATTGTCCGCTATGGAAAAGGAGCTCAACGCCAAGGAAGAAGAAATCAACGCCGTCGTTGGTCTCTACAAAGAAGTGAGTTATTACTGGACATTCGTGCACTCCCGGTGGATATGCCCACACATTGTTATCAATGATATTGCGGAAACAGGTAATGATGCTGAAGCAGCAAATGAAAATGCTGCACGAAAGAAACAGTCTGGTTTGCATAGCAACCGAGTCTATCAAGGACACCCGCAGGAATCCTTTTTCCTTCTCGATGACACCCGGAAAGTCCCGCTCTATGGATCCGGTGCAGATTTTAAGTCGAAGAAAGTTGTGGAATGCCGCGCGAGAACCGCCCGCTTCCATGCAGCTGGCCGCGTTATTACGGCAGATTCAAACTTTTCACAAGCAATTGCAGCTTGTGTCGTAACGTCGCATTGGGTCACGGTAAAAGAACtgaaagaaaatagaataaaattatttttttttttttcaaaccgTCTATACATTGATAAAAGGGAGTTTTAG
- the LOC105202730 gene encoding uncharacterized protein LOC105202730 isoform X1, producing the protein MKKILVKVLPGLKSIYAFKYPRIPVDPFDLSSKFAQFSPRKNVDDNITERLESSMEERQKGLLNVTITPRSQLDKKLPCSITVPIPDEITEHTEYGNYYFPSSTSQVDEDYFRLMLSSAKRHDVEDSGLNLDAPSVVKVRRMKKSRSRTGRSEINSVYRKSNAISKGRKRKAKLQSSISKSTVTTKDTGFISREEVKKRRRKGSSVHQQSNLPKHLRKFNDVVEIFHNTKLKKSNSRVSNKCSKDVAKYEKKLHLPETKEAPKKIQETLMLSPKSKCLEHVNRKVHDKENEKEHCISHDKQNEQDNGSHGKSIEKNHCGSHDKKNQQQLQTLNNKNNSEATPEVAQEQNKSEKNSKDLSPSTKNETRQCERAFSRYDDPTFMASYEMPTLASKLKRSCRSYYSRYNFRNIPFVVGTSVTPSHNLGLNIQQVLSVMKMRQSIASDITPSLIRKVSRGIKPMSIFLDQMNGHYEGSVLDVSSQMSGTFNCVENIGKNKRLSAFNLQPVNKTQSGCVTKASVDAENISEKQINVSKQSCKGKSDSCDNRTKQQASSTVSKSNIQASPKHQQGISLKGNIGDHKIHIPDLHNSNEIRDVLIKLHDQLEQMNTKYERLQSQVDKSSDKSLTNELSAMEKELNAKEEEINAVVGLYKEVSYYWTFVHSRWICPHIVINDIAETGNDAEAANENAARKKQSGLHSNRVYQGHPQESFFLLDDTRKVPLYGSGADFKSKKVVECRARTARFHAAGRVITADSNFSQAIAACVVTSHWVTVKELKENRIKLFFFFSNRLYIDKREF; encoded by the exons atgaagaaaattttggtAAAGGTTCTTCCGGGATTAAAATCGatttatgcatttaaatatCCCCGTATTCCCGTAGACCCTTTCGATTTGAGTTCGAAGTTTGCTCAGTTTTCGCCCAGAAAAAACGTCGACGACAATATTACCGAGAGATTAGAGAGTTCGATGGAGGAAAGGCAGAAAGGATTATTGAACGTTACGATTACACCGAGGTCTCAATTAGATAAGAAACTTCCTTGCTCGATAACAGTGCCAATTCCGGACGAGATCACGGAA cATACAGAATATGGAAATTATTACTTCCCGTCGAGTACGTCGCAAGTGGACGAGGATTATTTCCGCTTGATGCTATCTTCCGCCAAGAGACATGATGTTGAGGATTCGGGATTGAACTTGGACGCGCCAAGTGTCGTAAAAGTCAGACGAATGAAAAAAAGTAGATCCCGAACGGGAAGAAGCGAAATAAATTCCGTATACAGGAAAAGTAATGCGATATCTAAAGGACGGAAGAGAAAGGCGAAGTTACAGAGTTCCATATCCAAGAGCACCGTTACCACCAAAGACACGGGGTTCATTAGCAGGGAAGAAGTAAAGAAACGCCGACGCAAAG GCTCTAGCGTCCATCAGCAATCCAATCTTCCAAAGCATCTGAGAAAGTTCAATGACGTTGtagaaatttttcataataccAAATTAAAGAAAAGCAATTCTCGTGTGTCCAACAAGTGCTCTAAAGATGTAGCtaagtatgaaaaaaaattgcatcttCCCGAGACCAAGGAGGCTCCAAAGAAGATTCAAGAGACATTAATGTTGAGTCCAAAAAGCAAGTGTCTTGAACATGTTAATCGCAAAGTCCACGATAAGGAAAATGAAAAGGAACATTGCATATCCCACGATAAGCAAAATGAACAAGATAATGGGTCCCATGGTAAAAGTATTGAAAAGAATCATTGCGGCTCccacgataaaaaaaatcaacagcAACTGCAgacgttaaataataaaaataactcagA AGCGACGCCCGAGGTTGCCCAGGAACAAAATAAATCAGAAAAGAATTCCAAAGATCTTAGTCCATCGACCAAGAATGAAACGCGACAATGCGAGCGCGCCTTCAGCAGATACGACGATCCGACGTTCATGGCCAGTTATGAAATGCCGACTTTGGCGTCGAAATTAAAACGCTCGTGCAGATCGTACTACAGCAGGTATAATTTCCGAAACATTCCGTTCGTGGTGGGGACCTCGGTGACCCCGAGTCACAATCTCGGATTAAATATTCAACAA GTGTTGAGCGTGATGAAGATGAGACAATCGATCGCGAGCGATATCACTCCGTCATTGATTCGCAAGGTCAGCAGGGGCATAAAACCAATGTCAATTTTTCTGGATCAGATGAACGGTCATTACGAGGGGTCGGTTCTCGACGTGAGCTCACAAATGTCTGGAACGTTTAATTGCGTTGAGAACAtcggtaaaaataaaagattgtcCGCGTTTAATTTGCAACCTGTGAATAAGACGCAAAGTGGCTGTGTGACAAAGGCTTCCGTCGATGcagaaaatatttctgaaaaacaGATTAATGTTTCTAAGCAATCTTGTAAAGGAAAAAGCGATTCTTGCGATAATAGAACTAAACAGCAGGCTTCTTCCACTGTAAGCAAAAGTAACATCCAAGCGAGTCCTAAACATCAACAGGGAATATCGTTAAAG GGTAATATCGGCGATCATAAAATACACATACCCGATTTGCACAATTCTAACGAGATACGCGACGTTCTGATTAAGCTTCATGATCAATTGGAACAGATGAACAC AAAATATGAGAGATTGCAGTCACAAGTGGACAAGTCCAGCGATAAATCCTTGACGAATGAATTGTCCGCTATGGAAAAGGAGCTCAACGCCAAGGAAGAAGAAATCAACGCCGTCGTTGGTCTCTACAAAGAAGTGAGTTATTACTGGACATTCGTGCACTCCCGGTGGATATGCCCACACATTGTTATCAATGATATTGCGGAAACAGGTAATGATGCTGAAGCAGCAAATGAAAATGCTGCACGAAAGAAACAGTCTGGTTTGCATAGCAACCGAGTCTATCAAGGACACCCGCAGGAATCCTTTTTCCTTCTCGATGACACCCGGAAAGTCCCGCTCTATGGATCCGGTGCAGATTTTAAGTCGAAGAAAGTTGTGGAATGCCGCGCGAGAACCGCCCGCTTCCATGCAGCTGGCCGCGTTATTACGGCAGATTCAAACTTTTCACAAGCAATTGCAGCTTGTGTCGTAACGTCGCATTGGGTCACGGTAAAAGAACtgaaagaaaatagaataaaattatttttttttttttcaaaccgTCTATACATTGATAAAAGGGAGTTTTAG
- the LOC105202730 gene encoding uncharacterized protein LOC105202730 isoform X2, whose amino-acid sequence MKKILVKVLPGLKSIYAFKYPRIPVDPFDLSSKFAQFSPRKNVDDNITERLESSMEERQKGLLNVTITPRSQLDKKLPCSITVPIPDEITEHTEYGNYYFPSSTSQVDEDYFRLMLSSAKRHDVEDSGLNLDAPSVVKVRRMKKSRSRTGRSEINSVYRKSNAISKGRKRKAKLQSSISKSTVTTKDTGFISREEVKKRRRKGSSVHQQSNLPKHLRKFNDVVEIFHNTKLKKSNSRVSNKCSKDVAKYEKKLHLPETKEAPKKIQETLMLSPKSKCLEHVNRKVHDKENEKEHCISHDKQNEQDNGSHGKSIEKNHCGSHDKKNQQQLQTLNNKNNSEATPEVAQEQNKSEKNSKDLSPSTKNETRQCERAFSRYDDPTFMASYEMPTLASKLKRSCRSYYSRYNFRNIPFVVGTSVTPSHNLGLNIQQVLSVMKMRQSIASDITPSLIRKVSRGIKPMSIFLDQMNGHYEGSVLDVSSQMSGTFNCVENIGKNKRLSAFNLQPVNKTQSGCVTKASVDAENISEKQINVSKQSCKGKSDSCDNRTKQQASSTVSKSNIQASPKHQQGISLKGNIGDHKIHIPDLHNSNEIRDVLIKLHDQLEQMNTKYERLQSQVDKSSDKSLTNELSAMEKELNAKEEEINAVVGLYKEVMMLKQQMKMLHERNSLVCIATESIKDTRRNPFSFSMTPGKSRSMDPVQILSRRKLWNAAREPPASMQLAALLRQIQTFHKQLQLVS is encoded by the exons atgaagaaaattttggtAAAGGTTCTTCCGGGATTAAAATCGatttatgcatttaaatatCCCCGTATTCCCGTAGACCCTTTCGATTTGAGTTCGAAGTTTGCTCAGTTTTCGCCCAGAAAAAACGTCGACGACAATATTACCGAGAGATTAGAGAGTTCGATGGAGGAAAGGCAGAAAGGATTATTGAACGTTACGATTACACCGAGGTCTCAATTAGATAAGAAACTTCCTTGCTCGATAACAGTGCCAATTCCGGACGAGATCACGGAA cATACAGAATATGGAAATTATTACTTCCCGTCGAGTACGTCGCAAGTGGACGAGGATTATTTCCGCTTGATGCTATCTTCCGCCAAGAGACATGATGTTGAGGATTCGGGATTGAACTTGGACGCGCCAAGTGTCGTAAAAGTCAGACGAATGAAAAAAAGTAGATCCCGAACGGGAAGAAGCGAAATAAATTCCGTATACAGGAAAAGTAATGCGATATCTAAAGGACGGAAGAGAAAGGCGAAGTTACAGAGTTCCATATCCAAGAGCACCGTTACCACCAAAGACACGGGGTTCATTAGCAGGGAAGAAGTAAAGAAACGCCGACGCAAAG GCTCTAGCGTCCATCAGCAATCCAATCTTCCAAAGCATCTGAGAAAGTTCAATGACGTTGtagaaatttttcataataccAAATTAAAGAAAAGCAATTCTCGTGTGTCCAACAAGTGCTCTAAAGATGTAGCtaagtatgaaaaaaaattgcatcttCCCGAGACCAAGGAGGCTCCAAAGAAGATTCAAGAGACATTAATGTTGAGTCCAAAAAGCAAGTGTCTTGAACATGTTAATCGCAAAGTCCACGATAAGGAAAATGAAAAGGAACATTGCATATCCCACGATAAGCAAAATGAACAAGATAATGGGTCCCATGGTAAAAGTATTGAAAAGAATCATTGCGGCTCccacgataaaaaaaatcaacagcAACTGCAgacgttaaataataaaaataactcagA AGCGACGCCCGAGGTTGCCCAGGAACAAAATAAATCAGAAAAGAATTCCAAAGATCTTAGTCCATCGACCAAGAATGAAACGCGACAATGCGAGCGCGCCTTCAGCAGATACGACGATCCGACGTTCATGGCCAGTTATGAAATGCCGACTTTGGCGTCGAAATTAAAACGCTCGTGCAGATCGTACTACAGCAGGTATAATTTCCGAAACATTCCGTTCGTGGTGGGGACCTCGGTGACCCCGAGTCACAATCTCGGATTAAATATTCAACAA GTGTTGAGCGTGATGAAGATGAGACAATCGATCGCGAGCGATATCACTCCGTCATTGATTCGCAAGGTCAGCAGGGGCATAAAACCAATGTCAATTTTTCTGGATCAGATGAACGGTCATTACGAGGGGTCGGTTCTCGACGTGAGCTCACAAATGTCTGGAACGTTTAATTGCGTTGAGAACAtcggtaaaaataaaagattgtcCGCGTTTAATTTGCAACCTGTGAATAAGACGCAAAGTGGCTGTGTGACAAAGGCTTCCGTCGATGcagaaaatatttctgaaaaacaGATTAATGTTTCTAAGCAATCTTGTAAAGGAAAAAGCGATTCTTGCGATAATAGAACTAAACAGCAGGCTTCTTCCACTGTAAGCAAAAGTAACATCCAAGCGAGTCCTAAACATCAACAGGGAATATCGTTAAAG GGTAATATCGGCGATCATAAAATACACATACCCGATTTGCACAATTCTAACGAGATACGCGACGTTCTGATTAAGCTTCATGATCAATTGGAACAGATGAACAC AAAATATGAGAGATTGCAGTCACAAGTGGACAAGTCCAGCGATAAATCCTTGACGAATGAATTGTCCGCTATGGAAAAGGAGCTCAACGCCAAGGAAGAAGAAATCAACGCCGTCGTTGGTCTCTACAAAGAA GTAATGATGCTGAAGCAGCAAATGAAAATGCTGCACGAAAGAAACAGTCTGGTTTGCATAGCAACCGAGTCTATCAAGGACACCCGCAGGAATCCTTTTTCCTTCTCGATGACACCCGGAAAGTCCCGCTCTATGGATCCGGTGCAGATTTTAAGTCGAAGAAAGTTGTGGAATGCCGCGCGAGAACCGCCCGCTTCCATGCAGCTGGCCGCGTTATTACGGCAGATTCAAACTTTTCACAAGCAATTGCAGCTTGTGTCGTAA